Proteins co-encoded in one Salvia splendens isolate huo1 chromosome 4, SspV2, whole genome shotgun sequence genomic window:
- the LOC121798674 gene encoding protein NDH-DEPENDENT CYCLIC ELECTRON FLOW 5-like, translating to MATLFNSALPFPRNISPRTSCSSSVKTLPDTNYLERCGVSFTGIGDDCVVKMELGNGTAAKVMLPTGLVTSYKPQMWHGGTMELLQTSVSQSENGAALIRGGLSLALACQNDAGFSWSPHAWDLHQVTGTPQESIRVELSSTSEQGNVGIMHIITLEQDSFNSEIVVSNSSTSTIRLAGSTLCHLAVSTPDAAYAIGLQGSDYFDMPPFQGNFSIVPPTIKKSPNKFWPFNKLFPKGEENINRQAETGEEDDDCKHLAETLSRIYTSTPRSLTIMDRGRRNSVTLRRQGFKEVYILSPGSEHEWYSKYSHICIGHAAQLEPVIIDSQSEWSGGVQLFNPNY from the exons ATGGCCACCCTTTTTAACAGCGCTCTCCCTTTTCCGAGGAACATCTCTCCGCGCACTTCATGCTCTTCCTCCGTCAAAACACTTCCAGACACCAACTATCTGGAGAGATGTGGCGTGAGCTTTACAGGTATTGGCGATGACTGTGTGGTAAAGATGGAACTCGGGAATGGAACCGCTGCCAAGGTGATGCTCCCGACTGGTTTGGTCACTTCATACAAGCCTCAGATGTGGCATGGCGGCACAATGGAGTTGCTGCAAACCTCTGTCTCTCAGAGCGAAAATGGTGCTGCTCTCATTCGAGGAGGATTGTCGTTAGCCCTTGCCTGCCAGAATGATGCCGGATTTTCATGGTCTCCACATGCCTGGGATCTTCATCAAGTCACTGGAACTCCTCAAGAATCTATTCGG GTGGAGTTATCGAGCACGAGTGAGCAAGGCAATGTTGGTATAATGCATATTATAACTCTTGAACAAGATAGCTTCAACTCAGAGATTGTAGTCTCTAACTCATCCACTTCAACTATCCGTCTAGCTGGATCAACCCTGTGCCATCTGGCTGTGAGCACTCCCGATGCAGCTTATGCAATAGGACTACAAGGCTCCGATTACTTTGATATGCCACCCTTTCAGGGAAATTTCAGCATTGTCCCTCCAACAATTAAAAAGTCGCCTAATAAGTTCTGGCCATTCAACAAACTATTTCCCAAAGGGGAGGAAAATATAAACAGACAAGCAGAGACGGGCGAAGAAGACGATGACTGCAAGCACTTGGCAGAAACATTAAGCAGGATTTATACAAGCACACCTCGAAGTTTGACCATCATGGACCGT GGAAGGAGAAATTCGGTGACACTGAGAAGACAAGGTTTTAAAGAAGTGTACATATTGAGCCCTGGATCAGAACACGAGTGGTATAGCAAGTACTCACACATCTGCATCGGCCATGCTGCACAGCTTGAACCGGTAATCATAGATTCTCAAAGCGAATGGAGTGGAGGGGTGCAATTGTTCAATCCTAATTACTAA
- the LOC121798673 gene encoding photosynthetic NDH subunit of subcomplex B 2, chloroplastic-like — MASLLSFSPLKSAKACAATTTESLDQKFGRKGIKFSESGTVELSVRNGSSVKLEIANGHITSYKPKVYWKDDGYEEVLHTLPPSSSSSSSRGGIALVVDDLSSPPNPKATTTAAEWTVMDADSDSIDAVQVELGCVRGCLDIRYVVSLYPLSMAAAVIVKNTGGKPVDLATAILSHLKVKKRGGSGVQGLKGFSYCTHPPLSSPFQILSPFEATKTEDPGFFSFGWEPENKPGVWSVQDAPITVLRHKLSRVYAAPPPQRSDPFHTTAPSKYETIDQGRELFFRVIRMGFEEIYLSSPGSFADKYGNGYFICTGPASMLVPVTVNPGKEWRGAQVIEHDNL; from the exons ATGGCGTCTCTCCTATCCTTCTCTCCCCTAAAATCTGCTAAAGCTTGTGCAGCAACTACGACAGAGAGTCTCGACCAGAAATTTGGACGCAAAGGCATCAAATTTTCAGAGTCGGGGACGGTAGAGCTGAGCGTGAGAAATGGTAGCTCGGTGAAGCTTGAGATTGCAAACGGCCACATTACTTCATACAAGCCCAAGGTTTACTGGAAGGATGATGGCTATGAGGAGGTGCTTCATACTCTTCCAccttcatcttcctcttcttcctccagAGGCGGCATCGCTTTGGTGGTGGACGACCTCTCCTCCCCACCTAATCCCAAGGCTACTACTACTGCTGCTGAATGGACTGTAATGGATGCTGATTCGGACTCCATCGATGCTGTGCAG GTTGAGTTGGGGTGTGTTCGTGGCTGTTTGGATATCAGGTACGTTGTATCACTCTATCCTCTCAGCATGGCGGCTGCTGTGATAGTCAAGAACACGGGCGGAAAGCCGGTTGATTTAGCCACTGCTATTTTGAGTCatttgaaggtgaagaagagAGGTGGGAGTGGTGTGCAAGGATTGAAAGGCTTCTCTTACTGCACTCACCCTCCTCTTTCTTCTCCTTTCCAAATCTTATCCCCCTTCGAAGCTACCAAGACTGAGGATCCGGGCTTCTTCTCGTTTGGATGGGAGCCTGAAAACAAGCCCGGGGTGTGGAGTGTGCAGGATGCCCCCATTACCGTCTTGAGGCATAAGCTTAGTAGAGTGTACGCTGCTCCACCACCGCAACGCTCCGACCCTTTCCACACCACCGCCCCCTCCAAGTACGAGACCATCGACCAG GGGCGTGAGCTTTTCTTCCGGGTGATACGAATGGGATTCGAGGAAATATATTTGTCCAGTCCGGGCTCATTTGCGGACAAGTACGGCAATGGCTACTTTATATGTACAGGCCCTGCTTCAATGTTGGTTCCGGTCACGGTGAACCCTGGCAAAGAATGGAGAGGGGCGCAGGTCATAGAGCATGATAATTTGTGA